A single window of Anaerolineae bacterium DNA harbors:
- a CDS encoding Membrane-associated phospholipid phosphatase, which yields MEVFFESGIIFLRSLQSIGQWLVLPMQAITFLGSEEFFLLVLPAIYWCLDAALGFRVALVLLIGNSLNGALKLAFHAPRPYWISPQVKAFAAETSFGAPSGHAQIAAGVWGMIAATVRRLWVWLVCLSLIFLIGFSRLYLGVHFPHDVIFGWLFGVITLGLILLLWKPIAVFIAEQTLGNRFLIALGVSFVLILIELVPYLWLRVNFHLPQSWIDLAVSAGVGDRLPDPVTMEGAWSNAGAFFGLMCGFIWLNQRGGIKVDGKLWEKALRYLVGLVGVLLLWRGLSVVFGLLAFNELFAFLLRYLRYALTGLWISAGAPLLFIRLKWMRSGQ from the coding sequence ATGGAGGTTTTCTTTGAAAGCGGGATTATTTTCTTACGCAGCCTGCAATCTATCGGGCAATGGCTTGTTCTCCCCATGCAAGCCATCACCTTCCTGGGCAGCGAGGAGTTCTTTCTTCTCGTCCTGCCGGCGATTTATTGGTGCCTGGATGCAGCCCTGGGTTTTCGGGTCGCTTTAGTCTTGCTCATCGGCAATTCGCTGAATGGCGCCCTGAAGCTTGCCTTCCATGCTCCGCGGCCCTATTGGATAAGCCCACAGGTAAAAGCATTCGCTGCTGAAACTTCTTTCGGTGCGCCCTCTGGACATGCCCAGATCGCTGCGGGCGTTTGGGGAATGATTGCAGCAACCGTCCGCCGCCTGTGGGTCTGGCTGGTCTGCCTGAGTCTGATCTTTCTCATTGGTTTCTCCCGCTTATATTTAGGGGTTCACTTTCCGCACGACGTGATCTTCGGCTGGTTATTTGGAGTTATCACCCTGGGACTCATCCTATTACTCTGGAAACCCATCGCCGTCTTCATCGCCGAGCAAACGTTGGGCAACCGTTTCTTGATTGCTCTGGGGGTCTCTTTTGTCTTAATCCTGATTGAACTGGTACCTTACCTCTGGTTGCGAGTCAATTTCCATCTGCCCCAGAGCTGGATAGACCTGGCGGTTTCTGCCGGCGTGGGTGACCGCTTGCCTGATCCGGTCACGATGGAAGGCGCCTGGAGCAATGCCGGGGCGTTCTTCGGCTTGATGTGTGGCTTCATCTGGTTGAATCAGCGGGGTGGGATTAAAGTGGACGGCAAATTGTGGGAAAAAGCTCTGCGTTATCTGGTTGGGCTGGTTGGCGTCCTTCTCCTTTGGCGAGGGCTGAGCGTGGTCTTTGGCTTGCTTGCCTTCAATGAATTGTTCGCTTTTCTTTTACGCTACCTGCGCTATGCCTTGACGGGTTTGTGGATCTCGGCTGGCGCGCCTCTGCTTTTCATCCGTTTGAAATGGATGAGAAGCGGACAGTGA
- a CDS encoding RNA binding methyltransferase FtsJ like: protein MPKTRLDVLLVERGLAASRAAAQKLVLAGQVRVNGQVALKPSWEVAPEAVIEVEQGLPYVSRGGEKLAAALEQFAIRVEGKVCADVGASTGGFTDCLLQHGARRVYAIDVGKGILAWKLRNDRRVVVLEDTNVRHLEQLPEAVQLVTVDVSFISLKIVLPVIQKWFRQGAGTAEIIALIKPQFEAGRREAARGAGVIRSAEVHQRVIAEIQSCAQALGFEVQGWMESPLLGAKGNREFFIYLTFPAEAKRDFQNSGVIES from the coding sequence ATGCCAAAAACGCGTCTGGATGTTTTACTGGTCGAACGCGGCCTGGCTGCCAGCCGCGCGGCTGCTCAAAAGCTGGTTCTTGCCGGTCAGGTGCGGGTAAATGGGCAGGTTGCCTTGAAGCCCTCCTGGGAAGTCGCCCCTGAAGCAGTTATTGAAGTTGAGCAAGGCCTGCCTTACGTCTCGCGCGGCGGCGAAAAGCTGGCTGCAGCGTTAGAACAGTTTGCCATCCGGGTAGAAGGCAAGGTCTGTGCAGATGTCGGGGCTTCAACGGGCGGTTTTACCGATTGCCTGTTGCAGCATGGCGCCCGGCGGGTATATGCCATTGATGTCGGCAAGGGGATACTGGCGTGGAAATTGCGCAACGATCGGCGCGTGGTGGTGCTGGAAGACACCAATGTGCGCCATCTGGAGCAGTTACCCGAAGCGGTGCAACTGGTCACCGTTGATGTATCGTTTATTTCCTTGAAAATCGTCTTGCCGGTGATTCAAAAATGGTTCAGGCAGGGTGCAGGGACTGCCGAGATAATCGCCTTAATCAAACCTCAATTCGAAGCCGGACGCAGGGAAGCCGCGCGTGGGGCAGGGGTGATTCGCTCCGCAGAAGTCCATCAGCGGGTGATTGCCGAAATCCAGTCCTGCGCCCAGGCGCTGGGCTTTGAAGTTCAGGGATGGATGGAATCGCCCCTGTTGGGAGCAAAAGGCAATCGGGAGTTCTTCATCTATTTGACGTTTCCTGCTGAAGCAAAGCGGGATTTTCAGAATTCAGGGGTGATTGAGAGTTGA
- a CDS encoding Ferrous iron transport permease EfeU — translation MLPGFLLTLREGLEAALIVGIVLGALQKMHRPELRSAIWWGVGTAVALSLAVGFGLSRVGLSLEGAAEEAFEGLMMLAAAMVLTWMIFWMNRFARQLKTQLEGEVRLAASASRRGALFSLAFLAVLREGIELALFLTAAAMTSGGLPTVLGAALGLCGAVFFGWALFASTIRLDLRRFFQVTSILLVLFAAGLVAHAVHEFNELGWIPPLIEEVWNMNSILPEQSWGGQLLTALFGYNANPSLSEVLAYGLYWIGIGLGLLGARRHALSLPTGVLS, via the coding sequence ATGTTACCTGGTTTTTTGCTTACGCTCCGAGAGGGGTTGGAAGCCGCTCTCATCGTGGGAATTGTGCTTGGCGCTTTACAGAAGATGCATCGCCCAGAATTGCGTTCGGCGATCTGGTGGGGGGTAGGGACAGCGGTTGCTTTGAGTCTGGCGGTCGGTTTTGGCTTGAGCCGTGTGGGGTTGAGTCTGGAAGGCGCAGCAGAGGAAGCCTTCGAAGGGCTGATGATGCTTGCCGCAGCCATGGTGCTAACCTGGATGATCTTCTGGATGAACCGCTTTGCCCGGCAGTTGAAGACTCAGCTTGAAGGAGAGGTCCGTCTGGCAGCTTCCGCCAGCCGTCGAGGGGCTTTGTTCTCTCTGGCCTTTCTGGCTGTCCTGCGCGAGGGAATTGAGTTGGCTTTGTTTCTCACTGCTGCAGCAATGACCAGCGGCGGTTTACCAACCGTTCTGGGGGCAGCGCTTGGGTTATGCGGGGCGGTATTTTTCGGATGGGCGCTCTTTGCCAGCACGATTCGTCTGGATTTGCGGCGTTTCTTTCAGGTCACCAGCATCCTGCTGGTCCTGTTTGCGGCCGGTTTGGTGGCTCATGCCGTGCATGAGTTCAACGAATTAGGGTGGATACCACCTTTGATCGAAGAGGTCTGGAATATGAATTCCATCCTGCCAGAACAATCTTGGGGCGGGCAACTGTTGACGGCTTTGTTCGGTTACAATGCCAATCCCTCGCTCAGCGAAGTTTTGGCTTATGGTCTATACTGGATTGGGATCGGTCTGGGGTTGCTCGGTGCGCGCCGCCACGCGCTGAGTTTGCCGACAGGCGTATTGTCTTGA
- a CDS encoding Respiratory nitrate reductase beta chain: protein MAEVYNWHIGRKMTYAFPEAHPQRQFVAVFNINRCIGCQTCSGACKATWTFSKGQEYMWWNNVETKPYGGYPHHWDIKTLQLLDQAHQQANRKAEWDATQTNPDAPYGVYNGLTISEAGAPDQQAIGYLPEDSEWRAPNFYEDISTSYAGDSLGISSQGASLPEHQTWFFYLARLCNHCTYPACAAACPRKAIYKRPEDGIVLIDQSRCRGYRKCVEQCPYKKSMYRGTTRVSEKCVACYPRVEGNDPLSDGVPMEARCMAVCPGKIRLNGLVEIASDGSWKEDPQNPLYYLIRIEKVALPLYPQFGTEPNIYYIPPRWVPRPYLFQMFGPGVDDAIQRYTAPSRQLLAVLQLFRTTQKMIFRFEIEEGPLVLETEINGQPWQMYNDTIIGFDAMGRQAVRLSVVEPFHERPAHYLNSI, encoded by the coding sequence ATGGCGGAAGTCTACAACTGGCACATCGGTCGAAAAATGACCTACGCTTTCCCCGAAGCGCATCCTCAACGCCAATTTGTTGCTGTCTTTAACATCAATCGTTGCATTGGTTGTCAAACTTGCAGCGGCGCCTGCAAAGCTACCTGGACCTTTTCCAAAGGTCAGGAGTATATGTGGTGGAATAATGTTGAAACCAAACCTTATGGCGGCTACCCCCACCACTGGGACATCAAGACTTTACAGCTTCTAGATCAGGCCCACCAGCAGGCAAATCGGAAAGCCGAATGGGATGCCACCCAAACCAATCCAGACGCGCCCTACGGCGTGTATAACGGGCTCACGATCAGCGAAGCCGGCGCTCCCGATCAGCAGGCGATCGGTTATCTGCCTGAGGACAGCGAATGGCGGGCGCCAAATTTTTATGAGGATATCTCCACGTCTTATGCCGGTGATTCGCTCGGCATTAGCTCACAGGGCGCTTCCCTACCTGAACATCAGACCTGGTTCTTCTATCTGGCACGCCTTTGCAACCACTGCACTTATCCAGCCTGCGCGGCTGCCTGTCCCCGTAAGGCGATTTATAAACGTCCGGAAGATGGAATTGTTTTAATTGACCAGAGCCGCTGTCGCGGTTACCGCAAATGTGTCGAACAATGTCCCTATAAAAAATCCATGTATCGAGGGACGACGCGAGTGAGTGAAAAATGTGTGGCTTGTTACCCCCGCGTGGAGGGCAACGATCCCTTGAGCGATGGGGTGCCGATGGAAGCGCGTTGTATGGCAGTTTGTCCAGGCAAGATTCGCCTGAACGGTCTGGTGGAAATTGCTTCGGACGGTAGCTGGAAGGAAGACCCCCAAAACCCTCTCTATTACCTGATCCGCATTGAAAAAGTTGCCTTACCGCTCTATCCCCAATTCGGCACGGAACCCAATATCTACTACATTCCCCCTCGCTGGGTACCACGCCCTTATCTGTTCCAGATGTTTGGTCCCGGCGTAGATGATGCGATCCAACGGTACACAGCCCCATCGCGCCAGTTGCTGGCTGTTTTACAACTTTTCCGCACGACTCAAAAAATGATTTTCCGTTTTGAGATCGAAGAAGGCCCGCTTGTTTTAGAGACAGAGATCAATGGTCAGCCATGGCAAATGTACAACGACACAATCATCGGTTTTGATGCAATGGGTCGCCAGGCTGTGCGCCTGAGTGTGGTCGAGCCCTTTCATGAACGACCGGCACATTATCTGAACTCGATTTGA
- a CDS encoding Oligoendopeptidase F, whose translation MAYQLSAWSLADLFPAHDSPEMRAAFEKLEEDTRQFESQRSQLRADIDPTTFLDLVRQLEQINYLLSKVHAFAELWFSADTQNQAAQTFLGQVEQLAATIQNRTLFFSLWWKDLDEENARRLMEASRDYRYWLEMMRKFKPHTLSEAEEKIVNIKDVTGVQALRNLYDAITNRYVFTLEVEGEKKELTRGQLMVYARHPDPEVRARAYQEMYRVYGSDGAILGLMYQTIARDWHNEQVELRHFHSPISARNLSNDLPDGVVDTLLEVCQKNAPLFQRFFRLKARWIGMDRLRRYDIYAPVAQADKTYPFEQAAEMVLEAFQRFSPRIAGQAQRVFEQQHLDSEVRKGKRDGAFCLTAVNDLTPWVLVNYQGKAEDVATLAHELGHAVHSMMAAHHTLFTFHSSLPLAETASTFGEMLLIDRLLAQETDDAVRRDILFRQLDDAYATIGRQAYFALFERQAHQMVKEGAAVDDLCRAYFQNLQDQFGDAVEVNEEFRWEWVAIPHIYHYPFYVYAYSFGQLLVLSLYKQYQQEGEAFKPRYESILAAGGSASPEAILSAAGFNIYDPAFWQGGFDVLDEMVRRLEAIPLP comes from the coding sequence ATGGCTTATCAACTTTCTGCCTGGAGTTTAGCAGATTTATTCCCCGCTCACGACAGCCCCGAAATGCGGGCCGCCTTTGAAAAACTGGAAGAAGATACCAGACAGTTCGAAAGTCAACGCAGCCAGCTAAGGGCCGATATTGACCCCACTACTTTCCTTGACCTGGTGCGTCAACTGGAGCAGATCAACTATTTGCTCTCCAAAGTACACGCCTTCGCCGAATTGTGGTTTAGCGCCGACACCCAGAATCAGGCCGCGCAAACTTTTCTGGGGCAGGTGGAACAGCTTGCTGCCACGATTCAAAACCGCACCCTCTTCTTCAGCCTGTGGTGGAAAGACCTCGATGAGGAAAACGCACGGCGCTTGATGGAGGCTTCGCGCGACTATCGCTACTGGCTGGAGATGATGCGCAAATTCAAACCGCATACCCTCAGCGAGGCGGAGGAGAAAATCGTCAACATCAAGGATGTGACCGGCGTGCAAGCCCTGCGCAACCTCTACGATGCCATCACCAACCGCTATGTCTTCACCCTTGAGGTGGAGGGTGAAAAGAAAGAACTCACCCGAGGTCAATTGATGGTCTATGCCCGCCACCCTGACCCTGAAGTGCGGGCGCGGGCTTATCAGGAAATGTACCGCGTTTATGGCAGCGATGGGGCGATTTTGGGCTTGATGTATCAGACGATCGCCCGCGATTGGCACAACGAGCAGGTCGAATTGCGCCATTTCCACAGCCCGATTTCGGCTCGCAACCTCTCGAATGACCTCCCCGATGGCGTTGTGGATACCCTGCTGGAAGTCTGCCAAAAGAATGCGCCCCTCTTCCAGCGCTTTTTCCGCCTGAAGGCGCGCTGGATCGGCATGGATCGTCTGCGTCGCTACGACATTTACGCCCCGGTGGCGCAAGCCGATAAGACCTATCCCTTTGAGCAAGCCGCTGAGATGGTGCTGGAGGCGTTTCAGCGCTTCTCGCCGCGCATTGCCGGGCAGGCGCAGCGCGTCTTCGAGCAGCAACACCTGGACAGCGAAGTGCGCAAGGGCAAACGCGATGGGGCATTTTGTCTGACGGCGGTGAACGACCTCACCCCGTGGGTGCTGGTCAATTATCAGGGTAAAGCCGAGGACGTAGCCACGCTTGCCCACGAACTCGGACACGCTGTGCATTCGATGATGGCTGCCCATCATACCCTGTTTACTTTCCACTCCTCCCTGCCGTTGGCGGAAACCGCCTCAACCTTCGGCGAGATGCTTCTGATCGACCGCCTGCTGGCGCAGGAGACGGATGATGCTGTGCGCCGCGATATCCTCTTCCGCCAACTGGACGACGCCTACGCCACCATCGGACGGCAGGCTTATTTTGCTCTCTTTGAGCGCCAGGCGCATCAGATGGTCAAAGAGGGGGCGGCGGTGGATGATCTCTGTCGGGCTTATTTCCAGAACCTGCAGGATCAGTTCGGAGATGCGGTGGAGGTCAACGAAGAGTTCCGCTGGGAGTGGGTGGCAATCCCGCATATCTACCATTATCCTTTTTATGTGTATGCCTATTCGTTTGGGCAGTTGTTGGTGCTTTCGCTTTACAAACAATACCAGCAAGAGGGAGAAGCGTTCAAGCCGCGCTATGAGAGCATTCTGGCAGCCGGAGGCAGCGCCTCTCCTGAGGCGATTCTCTCGGCAGCCGGCTTCAATATCTACGATCCGGCTTTCTGGCAGGGTGGCTTCGATGTGTTGGACGAGATGGTGCGCCGTCTGGAAGCCATCCCCTTGCCCTAG
- a CDS encoding putative membrane protein, whose product MLGLRLSSFLQRHPNALFWGTFLILNGLLFLPQAWIGHENILWPSFSTSSGAIATLTQLLIQRPSPDLWRLSAELTVVTALWMGLGEKRRAWMKPAFPLLYGLMLIYAIYEAIVVGIYLLEPSFYAQFFLARDALPVLLQHLHARGNLYAIGLLLLICTILVVAGLWRLLLRSSASPDLSRPSRWLLSGLAAYSLIAVALLRQESAQPEAVVSSFTCKLLGNFEASKSLYQRVQRLNNHPSSHLYDYSPYPLLRKPHIYLIFVESYGSVLYQRPTFTEPYRALMRELNDQLQANGWHVATALSEAPTWGGGSWLSYTTTLFGMRIDQHPQYLELLDRYQTERYPSLSATLHDQGYHTVWLAALEDDLSDQAWQKYTRLLGIDQLIRYKDLGYIGPRYGWGPSAPDQWTLHRVQGELIQKIDRPIFFFTITQNSHYPFAPLPPLAEDWRALNQPGEQPDPVDPQTMRLTTLRANYLNAIGLELRLLIRWIIEVGDPNSIFILIGDHQPPAVSRRADGFATPIHILSQDEDFIAASGDYGFVRGLEVPDLQPDLRHEGFYSLFMRLLLKRYGFNQLAQPLYLPNGIELDSDETIN is encoded by the coding sequence TTGTTGGGTTTACGGCTCTCTTCTTTTCTACAGCGACATCCAAATGCATTGTTCTGGGGCACATTTTTGATCCTGAACGGCTTGCTCTTCCTGCCCCAAGCCTGGATCGGCCACGAAAACATCCTTTGGCCCTCCTTCTCTACCTCTTCGGGCGCCATCGCCACGCTCACTCAGTTGTTGATTCAACGCCCCTCTCCCGACCTCTGGCGACTCTCGGCAGAGCTAACGGTCGTCACTGCCCTGTGGATGGGTTTAGGGGAAAAGCGCCGCGCCTGGATGAAACCTGCCTTTCCCTTGCTTTATGGATTAATGCTGATTTACGCGATCTATGAGGCCATCGTGGTTGGGATTTACCTGCTCGAGCCCTCCTTCTACGCTCAATTCTTTCTGGCGCGCGATGCTTTACCGGTGCTTTTGCAACACCTGCACGCCCGGGGCAACCTGTATGCGATCGGATTGCTCCTGTTGATTTGCACCATCCTCGTCGTAGCAGGGTTGTGGCGCCTGTTGCTTCGGAGCAGTGCCTCGCCGGACTTGAGCCGCCCTTCCCGCTGGCTGCTGAGCGGTCTGGCAGCTTATAGCCTGATTGCCGTTGCCCTTTTGCGCCAGGAGAGCGCCCAGCCCGAAGCGGTCGTCAGCAGCTTTACCTGCAAGCTGTTAGGGAACTTTGAGGCCTCAAAATCGCTTTATCAACGCGTCCAAAGATTAAATAACCATCCGTCCAGCCACCTCTACGATTACAGCCCCTATCCGCTCTTGCGCAAGCCCCATATCTATCTCATCTTTGTCGAGTCCTATGGCAGCGTGCTTTACCAGCGCCCCACCTTTACTGAACCCTATCGGGCATTGATGCGTGAATTGAACGATCAGTTACAGGCAAACGGCTGGCACGTGGCAACTGCCCTCAGCGAAGCACCAACCTGGGGCGGTGGTTCGTGGCTGTCCTACACAACCACCCTGTTTGGGATGCGCATTGACCAGCATCCCCAATATCTCGAACTGCTCGACCGCTATCAGACAGAGCGCTATCCGAGCCTGAGCGCCACCCTGCACGATCAGGGCTACCATACCGTCTGGCTGGCGGCGCTGGAGGACGACCTCTCCGATCAAGCCTGGCAGAAATACACGCGCCTGTTGGGGATTGATCAATTGATCCGTTACAAAGATTTGGGATATATTGGACCGCGTTATGGCTGGGGTCCCTCTGCACCCGATCAGTGGACTCTACACCGGGTGCAGGGAGAATTGATCCAGAAAATCGATCGCCCAATTTTCTTTTTCACCATCACCCAAAACTCGCATTATCCGTTTGCCCCGCTGCCACCGCTGGCAGAGGACTGGCGAGCGCTGAACCAGCCCGGCGAGCAGCCGGACCCTGTGGACCCGCAAACGATGCGCTTAACCACCCTGCGCGCCAACTATCTGAATGCCATTGGGCTGGAATTGCGCCTACTCATCAGGTGGATTATTGAAGTTGGCGATCCCAACAGCATTTTTATCCTGATCGGTGACCATCAACCGCCGGCTGTTTCGCGCCGCGCCGATGGCTTTGCCACTCCCATTCACATCCTCAGCCAGGATGAGGACTTTATAGCTGCCTCTGGCGACTATGGCTTTGTCCGAGGCCTGGAAGTGCCGGATTTGCAGCCAGACTTGCGCCACGAAGGCTTTTACTCCCTGTTTATGCGCCTCTTGCTGAAACGCTATGGATTCAATCAGCTTGCCCAGCCCCTTTATCTACCCAATGGAATCGAGCTGGATAGCGATGAAACGATCAACTGA
- a CDS encoding Respiratory nitrate reductase subunit, conjectural, whose translation MKRFRLFLLISSLLLSLGLTLLKVPLASSQGTTLIASYTNEALPLQDPDAAAWNNTTALEIPLSAQMVTAPIIRETKIKSISVRALHNGKQVAILLEWTDNTENAQSIRIQDFPDAVAVQFPIGSGQPFFCMGIQGANVNIWHWKADWQADLLAWQDMQDAYPNMRVDVYPFAQGDRPNPADYQDVTYLSGVAAENPLSLPRLSPVEDLVAGGFGSLTSQPQTSQNVQGYGVYENGKWRVIFSRDLTSSDPDDVNFVVGDVYSIAFAAWDGANGERNGQKSTSQWVSLQFESAPPTPLLQPAEEENYLIRGLTAQTIFLMYLSVLFVLIVIAVIIYFRLPKEG comes from the coding sequence ATGAAACGGTTCAGGCTGTTCCTCCTTATCTCCAGTCTGCTTCTCTCACTGGGGCTCACACTTTTGAAAGTCCCTCTTGCCAGTTCACAAGGTACCACCCTGATCGCTTCGTACACGAACGAAGCGCTTCCTCTCCAGGATCCCGACGCGGCAGCCTGGAACAATACAACTGCTTTAGAGATACCCCTTAGTGCTCAGATGGTAACTGCGCCCATAATCCGCGAAACGAAAATTAAATCGATCAGCGTGCGAGCCCTCCACAATGGAAAACAGGTTGCTATCCTTCTCGAATGGACTGATAACACCGAAAATGCCCAGTCCATCCGCATCCAGGACTTCCCGGATGCGGTTGCAGTGCAATTCCCCATCGGCAGTGGTCAGCCTTTCTTTTGCATGGGAATTCAAGGCGCCAATGTGAACATCTGGCATTGGAAGGCAGACTGGCAGGCTGACCTTCTCGCCTGGCAGGATATGCAAGATGCTTACCCCAATATGAGAGTTGATGTCTATCCCTTTGCCCAGGGCGACCGCCCCAATCCGGCAGATTATCAGGATGTCACCTATCTTTCTGGTGTCGCCGCAGAAAATCCCTTATCTTTGCCGCGTCTCTCTCCGGTCGAAGATCTGGTGGCAGGTGGGTTTGGCTCTCTGACGTCTCAACCTCAAACTTCCCAAAATGTGCAGGGGTATGGGGTGTATGAGAACGGAAAATGGCGGGTGATCTTCAGTCGCGACCTGACTTCATCTGACCCAGATGATGTAAATTTTGTGGTTGGTGATGTCTATTCGATTGCGTTTGCAGCCTGGGATGGCGCAAATGGAGAGCGCAACGGACAAAAATCCACCTCTCAATGGGTTTCTCTGCAGTTCGAGAGTGCTCCGCCAACTCCTCTCCTGCAACCTGCTGAGGAAGAAAATTATCTCATTCGAGGCTTAACTGCTCAAACAATTTTCCTGATGTATTTGAGCGTCCTATTCGTGCTCATTGTCATTGCGGTGATCATCTACTTCCGTCTGCCGAAGGAAGGATAG
- a CDS encoding HD-hydrolase domain, with protein MQGILIDQWGLWQRRTGIQVQIDGLDWGEALTRMAAGEYDVIDTIFYNEERAKIYDFTKPYTDIEVPVYFRSNISGINDVQDLQGFPVAVKSGDNAIHFLQEHGIDQLVEYPSYEAIIQAAERREVVIFMMDKPPGEYFLIKYGLYNDFRVSQPFYVGQFHRAVRKGDTALLNTIEEGFHLITPSEYRGMDARWYGQPPLSPALQRNLIIGTGTVVAVILLLGLWSTTLRRQVQRRTAELRALFSAMPDAVIVFDREGRYLEIPSAPPELLVGKPHQLKGKKLQEFLEPETAELHLQAIQRALQERKPVQVEYELPIEGRKIWFSGAFSPVDDRRVMLVARDLSERKEKEEALQRSEAELRRINRLLRTLSECNQALVRAKDEQQLLQEMCNILADTGGYPLAWIGVLDPQSKGLHPIAIQGELKDLIHQMSEFNLEEEWRNQESSPESHPSQGQGWLKISAENESEIEQAAERLKSYLVLPLSLNDEIFGSLFVYSRDEEPFSREEIDLLRELADDVSFGIRALRHQEQQLQTEAKLAEANINLAVAYEATIQGWARALEFHEQETAGHSHRVVELMLRFARQLGFREEELQPLRYGALLHDIGKMVIPSSIINKPGPLDDQEWTIMRRHPLIAYELLKEIDYLKDSLDIPYLHHEWWNGAGYPLGLSGENIPLPARMFALVDVFDALTSDRPYRQAYSLAEAVAIIRSLAGIQFDPDLTEQFLRLIEKDKNLGEEN; from the coding sequence TTGCAGGGCATCCTGATTGATCAATGGGGGTTGTGGCAAAGAAGAACCGGCATACAGGTGCAAATCGATGGCCTGGACTGGGGTGAAGCGCTAACCCGGATGGCGGCGGGAGAATATGATGTTATTGACACAATTTTCTACAACGAAGAGCGGGCAAAGATTTACGACTTTACCAAACCCTACACGGATATCGAAGTGCCGGTGTATTTTCGCAGCAACATCAGCGGGATCAATGACGTGCAGGACCTGCAGGGCTTTCCCGTTGCTGTGAAAAGTGGCGATAATGCCATTCATTTCCTTCAAGAACATGGCATTGACCAACTGGTTGAATACCCCAGTTATGAAGCCATCATCCAGGCTGCGGAACGGCGAGAGGTCGTCATCTTCATGATGGATAAACCACCGGGGGAATATTTTTTGATTAAATACGGCCTCTATAACGATTTCCGCGTCTCGCAACCTTTTTATGTCGGTCAATTCCACCGCGCGGTACGAAAGGGGGATACAGCGCTGCTTAACACCATCGAAGAGGGCTTTCACCTGATTACCCCTTCGGAATACCGGGGCATGGATGCCCGTTGGTATGGACAGCCACCGCTTAGCCCGGCTTTGCAAAGGAATTTAATTATTGGCACCGGGACAGTTGTGGCGGTGATTTTATTGTTAGGATTGTGGAGTACGACTTTACGGCGTCAGGTACAGCGCCGCACGGCCGAACTGCGTGCCCTTTTCTCTGCCATGCCAGACGCGGTTATTGTATTCGATCGGGAGGGACGCTACCTGGAAATTCCTTCTGCTCCACCGGAACTGCTGGTCGGAAAACCTCACCAATTGAAGGGCAAAAAGCTCCAGGAATTCCTCGAACCCGAGACGGCTGAACTCCATCTCCAGGCGATTCAACGCGCCCTGCAGGAAAGAAAACCTGTTCAGGTAGAATATGAACTTCCAATAGAGGGGAGAAAGATCTGGTTCTCGGGTGCTTTTTCGCCAGTGGATGACCGCCGCGTGATGCTGGTCGCCCGCGACCTGAGCGAACGTAAAGAAAAAGAAGAAGCTCTGCAAAGGAGCGAAGCCGAGTTGCGGCGCATCAATCGTTTGCTGCGCACCTTAAGCGAATGCAACCAGGCACTGGTGCGGGCAAAGGATGAACAACAGCTTCTACAGGAGATGTGCAACATTTTAGCCGACACAGGCGGCTATCCTTTAGCCTGGATAGGCGTGCTCGATCCTCAAAGCAAAGGGTTGCATCCCATTGCCATTCAAGGGGAATTGAAGGACTTGATCCATCAAATGAGTGAATTTAACCTGGAAGAAGAATGGCGGAACCAGGAGTCCAGCCCGGAAAGCCATCCCAGCCAGGGGCAGGGATGGCTGAAAATTTCCGCAGAGAACGAGTCTGAAATCGAACAGGCGGCTGAGCGGCTGAAATCTTATCTGGTCTTGCCGCTTTCTCTAAATGATGAAATCTTTGGCTCGTTATTTGTGTATAGCCGCGATGAAGAACCCTTCTCGCGCGAAGAGATCGATCTGTTGCGTGAGTTAGCCGATGATGTTTCGTTTGGCATCCGCGCTTTACGCCATCAGGAACAGCAACTTCAGACCGAAGCCAAGTTAGCCGAGGCAAATATCAATCTGGCGGTGGCGTATGAGGCTACCATTCAAGGCTGGGCGCGTGCCCTGGAATTTCACGAACAGGAAACGGCTGGTCACAGCCATCGCGTGGTTGAATTGATGTTGCGCTTTGCCCGTCAACTGGGGTTCAGGGAAGAAGAATTGCAGCCCCTGCGCTATGGGGCTTTGTTGCATGATATCGGGAAGATGGTTATTCCCAGTTCGATTATCAACAAGCCGGGCCCTCTGGACGATCAGGAGTGGACGATCATGCGCCGTCACCCCTTGATTGCCTATGAATTGTTGAAGGAGATTGACTACCTGAAAGATTCGCTGGATATCCCCTATCTTCACCATGAATGGTGGAACGGAGCAGGGTATCCGCTGGGGCTCAGCGGCGAGAATATCCCCTTGCCGGCGCGCATGTTTGCCCTGGTGGATGTCTTCGACGCCCTGACCTCGGATCGCCCCTATCGTCAGGCATACTCACTGGCTGAAGCAGTGGCAATTATACGCTCTTTAGCTGGCATCCAGTTTGATCCCGACTTAACCGAACAGTTCCTGCGCCTGATCGAAAAAGATAAAAACCTGGGGGAGGAAAATTAA